In the genome of Plasmodium gaboni strain SY75 chromosome 2, whole genome shotgun sequence, the window aaagaagaagaaaagaagaaaaatattgatatggtttataaaataaaagaatatgaaatacaaattaaagaaaaagaaaatgaaattgactgtttaaaaaaaaatgaacaaaatttacaagtattaaaaaatgaagaattaaatgaaaaagagCTAATGTTGAAAACTAAATTTgataaagatataaatataataatggaagaatataacaaaaaaatacaagaagaaaaggatatattgaataataaaataaagaatatgGATCAGACgcataaaaattatattgaACAAATacaagaagaaaataaaaaggaacttatgaaaatgaaaaatgtATGTGATATGAATATACAATCACAAATgttaataaaagaaaatgaaaaacaTATGCAACAAAAAGtagaagaatataaaaatttattaaaacaaaaagatCATGAacttaaaaatatcatacaagaatatgatgaaagaatagaaatacaaaataaGGAAATGGAAGATATCATAAATGATTGTGAAGAAAAGTTGAAACAAGCtaaaataaacaataaaaaattaaccAATGCAACGAATGTAgcaaataataataatattttgatggatgaaaatttaaaagaaaaagataaaaaaataaatgatttGATAAAAGATATggaaaagaaaaaagaagaattaaataagCTAGTTGAAATAAAAACCAAGTTGGAAGGTTCAAATGTCAAAATGCAAAATGAAATGTCTTTGTTAgtagaagaaaataaaaagttGAAGGAAGAAATGGGTATGTCTATGAATGCTATAAAAGATATGGAAGAAATCAAAAAGGAGAAGGAGAAATGTGAGgaggaaataaaaaaggagaaagaaaaattcgaagaggaaataaaaaaggagAGGGAAAAAATCCATGAgcaaataaaaaaggagAGGGAAAAAATCCATGAgcaaataaaaaaggagAGAGAAAAAAACCAGgaggaaataaaaaaggagaaagaaaaaaaccaggaggaaataaaaaaggagaaggaaaaaatccaggaggaaaaaaaaaagatgaaggaagaaaaaaaaaaagtagaggaaaaaaaaatttatatcgagactgaaaagaaaaagttAGAGAAGCAAAAACACCAATttgaagaagaaaaagaaagaatGGAAATGTATGTACCTCAAAAAGAGGataagaaaagaaaagagaaaaagaagaaatgTCATTCGAGTgataaagaagaaaaagataacaagaaagaaagagaaaaaaaaaaatcatcaaatataatatttgatGAAGAGtatataatacaattaGAAGAATTACGTGACACTGGAGAAaattgttttatatatttaaaattattaaataaagagttggatattattataaacaaaatgaaaacaaAAGATGATGctttattaaatgatgcgtttaataaaataaatttgGCTATAACATCATGGAATATATTCAATGAAGGAACTACAGTGGTAGAAAATAATACACAAGgagataataatatagaaggagataataatatagaaagagataataatatagaaagagataataatacaatGGAGGGAAATATAACTATGGATGAAAATACGACAATCGACGACATGAATgataaagaattatatgaaaCATTTAGTGTTGAGACGTATGACATGCTCAAAAAGGAGGTTACTCAAAAAGTCGAATgcataaaaaaattaattgGTTAATTTTATCACAAAGAgggatatatatatatgtatatatatatatgtatgtatttaatacttttcaatttattattattattttttttttttaaataaaatttaatttttaatttttaaaaacatttcctttgttcataaaaatataaataaatataaatatatatatatatatatatatacatatacatatgtatattcCCTTTTGtaatgttttaaaaaaacaaatgacaaaatgataatataatgaaatggttatatgaacaaataaaaaaaaaaattgttttATGAAAAGACAAAGAGGTGAAGGAAAATCAAAATGTAaagacatatatatatatatatatatatatatataaagaagCACATGGATagataaataaaaacataagaacaaatatatatatatatatatatttattttcataaaaattcTGAAAAGAGAGGTATGTTGtagtaataaaaattgttggtttgatatttattatatagatgttttaagtatatttttgatgattcctttttaatttggctatgataataaatgtCTTCATAGATAGATTTTAATTCTAAGTGATATGCTGCACATAATCTTAAATTATGTGATATGAACATATAGatacatttaaaaataaaatctaatatgaatataaaagtGACTAGATAATAGAAATATTCTacatattcatataattgATCACTTGTTTTATAATGCAcataaacaaataataataatgataatcttgtaaagaaattaataaataaaaatagtatatgattatttcttaaattataatttagTCTTAAATTTTTCACAAAATTATTTCCTAACATTAAGGTTGATAAGGAAGCTAATCCATGCATGtattttgtattaatatatataagtaaaGAAGCGATAGATATAAATCCTTTATAATCTCCTTTGACTGTATTTTTTGTATGcatttcattattattaaataaataataatcttCATTTAAATAGTTCATACTGTgtgaaaaaatattattattattattattgttgttgttattattattatgattattattattatattcttttagATTAAAAAAGTTTGGTAATTTActcatatttttttctttgaTAAAAGGTCTGATAATATATGCTATAAACTGTCGTCCTGATAGAGCAcatagaaaaaaataaatatttgcaataattttaaatgaaGGAATAACAGAAAATGTTAGAAAGAAGTAGGAAGCATATTTATCTGGCtgtttaatatttctaaGAAATATTTCGAATACTTCATTGTATACTAATAATAGAAGGAATAGAAATTCTGAGatacatttaataaatataaataatgttgataataatacttcaaaaaaagaagataagaaaataaatgaaaagaatGATATGATTGTATTTCCTAATATTATAGAAAAGGAaacaataaatatgatatttttatgttcaaataatttaaaatacattttataatctgttaatattaattttaaatagCTTATATCAAACttgatataaaatatataaaaaacaataGACATAGCTATTTTGCCTAGACAATATGTGATATATGGAATCATTAATCTTAattgatttatatatgatacttttaaattatcatcTAAATAATATCTATATCTTTCATTATTTGAAACATTTGTATACATtaatttattcataataaatttCGTACctattttattcttttttatatttatttttctatatgccaaaatattattttctattaaACTATCAAAATATTCATTCAAATCATTActattgttattatattcatttatatctaGCATTGTATTATTTCTATCCTCTTCAAGTTTGGTCGTATTCGATTctatcattttttttatatcatcattgTTGTGTGTGTTGCTGTTATTAGATGCGCGCAAGAGTTTGTTATCATAACATTTATTTGTTTCAAGGAAGTCTTTATTGTTTAAAAGATTATCGTTTGTTATATTGTGGTAGTGAATTTGGTGGTCATTATTTTGGATATATTTCGTTTGGCTGTCGCTCGTTTGGCTATATTTCGTTTGGCTGTCGCTCGTTTGGctatatttcttttttctgTCTCTCGTTTTGCTGTCGCTCGTTTGGCTATATTTCGTTTGGCTATATTTTGTTTGTCTCACATTCGTTTCACTTTGCCGCGTTTGAGTTCCCGCCTTTATATTATTCCCCATTTGGATGTCCTTCAGTTGCACCATTTCCTTATTAGCTTGACCTTTAGAGGCCCTATTCttattaatttcatttCTTATAGACGATATGGATCGCATTTCCAAGGAATTTCTCAAGGCTCCACTGAACGAAAGGAATgcattattattatataaaaaagagttcttttttaacaagggcatatttttttttttgtctgCATTTTCAAAGTAGGTGTCATAATTCCTAGTTTGTTGAGAgttgatatatttattatttgtatgATTCTCTGTATGatgaatatttttcttcatctGTTGAAATATTAGGttacaattttttatagctttacatttaataggtataaaacatatatttttaattagGAGTGGTTGAAAATGGACattagaaaaaaagaatgcaagaaaataaaatctTAGAATCATAAAAGGAATATCTACTAATATAATTCCAATCATCGCTGCATGttttttacaaaaatatatatctcCTAGAtctaaatttttattatttttttctcttaCAATTGAAATGATTGGAAATGAATAAgcatttaaatataaagaaaaggAAATTAAGACCCCTCCTATAATTTTAATCCAAaaatttgtattttttataatatatgataatttaactaatgtgaataataattcaaacATATCAAACAAATCAATTACTACATGTAATATTAAATCATTATGAAATAGTTTTTCATTTGATATAGTTATATCATCTTGATATAATTGCTTATATGATTTTATAGATAATGctgtatatattaatgtaCTTAGATTTAAtagaataaatattaaacacttattataataatccTTAGTCATATCTgctaaaaaaaaatcatcATTAAATGCAAAgaaatacataaatattatttttattgatATAGAATATACATACAACACCCAACATTTTCCACCCTTCACTGCACTAAATAATTgagaattattaaaaaaaaaatgaataaatatatatatgtcaAATAAACATAGTAACAATATCAATTTGTTATATTCaaacaaattattttcatcattattttcttgttgcatattttttacatttaaatcattcaattttttattatttaatagacatatatcatttggatatatatatttattgaaCATATCATGAGATTCTTCGTcagataataaaaaaggtAGCTCTCTTTCTTCTATCTCatgttctttttttattaggttgatatttaatttttaaagTGATAAATTATGCTCTAGTcagataaaaaaaatatattcctacttttatatatagattattacatattcatatatttaaaaacaaattataagatatacaaatatgataaaatttTACCTATTCAGgtaaaatataacaaaaattaaaaaaaaaaaatacacatatatataatatattatatatatatattatatatattatattttttttttttttttttttttttttttNNNNNNNNttttttttttatataaaaaatatggtACCCTTTAAAAAATTGTCTAATATGGTAATTATgatttctttatttatatca includes:
- a CDS encoding putative membrane protein (conserved Plasmodium membrane protein, unknown function), with amino-acid sequence MFNKYIYPNDICLLNNKKLNDLNVKNMQQENNDENNLFEYNKLILLLCLFDIYIFIHFFFNNSQLFSAVKGGKCWVLYVYSISIKIIFMYFFAFNDDFFLADMTKDYYNKCLIFILLNLSTLIYTALSIKSYKQLYQDDITISNEKLFHNDLILHVVIDLFDMFELLFTLVKLSYIIKNTNFWIKIIGGVLISFSLYLNAYSFPIISIVREKNNKNLDLGDIYFCKKHAAMIGIILVDIPFMILRFYFLAFFFSNVHFQPLLIKNICFIPIKCKAIKNCNLIFQQMKKNIHHTENHTNNKYINSQQTRNYDTYFENADKKKNMPLLKKNSFLYNNNAFLSFSGALRNSLEMRSISSIRNEINKNRASKGQANKEMVQLKDIQMGNNIKAGTQTRQSETNVRQTKYSQTKYSQTSDSKTRDRKKKYSQTSDSQTKYSQTSDSQTKYIQNNDHQIHYHNITNDNLLNNKDFLETNKCYDNKLLRASNNSNTHNNDDIKKMIESNTTKLEEDRNNTMLDINEYNNNSNDLNEYFDSLIENNILAYRKINIKKNKIGTKFIMNKLMYTNVSNNERYRYYLDDNLKVSYINQLRLMIPYITYCLGKIAMSIVFYIFYIKFDISYLKLILTDYKMYFKLFEHKNIIFIVSFSIILGNTIISFFSFIFLSSFFEVLLSTLFIFIKCISEFLFLLLLVYNEVFEIFLRNIKQPDKYASYFFLTFSVIPSFKIIANIYFFLCALSGRQFIAYIIRPFIKEKNMSKLPNFFNLKEYNNNNHNNNNNNNNNNNNIFSHSMNYLNEDYYLFNNNEMHTKNTVKGDYKGFISIASLLIYINTKYMHGLASLSTLMLGNNFVKNLRLNYNLRNNHILFLFINFFTRLSLLLFVYVHYKTSDQLYEYVEYFYYLVTFIFILDFIFKCIYMFISHNLRLCAAYHLELKSIYEDIYYHSQIKKESSKIYLKHLYNKYQTNNFYYYNIPLFSEFL